In the genome of Neodiprion pinetum isolate iyNeoPine1 chromosome 2, iyNeoPine1.2, whole genome shotgun sequence, one region contains:
- the Ziz gene encoding dedicator of cytokinesis protein 9 isoform X4: MSERKFTRGLGKPGMAAQLRETVSQVVRESTVQNKPHLVDPIDFENFVQKNKTLLQNDPQRELLLYPQDDVSQVVLPRRYRTVVSTVRQVSESTESEDGCSLLTKECLKTYSSNWNLVHYKYTAYSGSYLELPKITNSDYLKDEVYEIDTEVDQVDEDSTKSDGITKQGYLMKGPEIGSDRMFVHIGSKSFKRRYCHLRQEVDGTYILELFKDEKKGEAKLTIVMDFCSEVVRNTKRGRYCFELRMTGTHKSYSLAADSEIELQDWLLKLSSVLQHYKQQEDKRAASLERACNTPPPSPQPMQVYGTLKGLEQSMNPQLIRYSRETDTSIALSRRENRRRLFCIYPHIPHAKSPTGSSPDTTVDPYKEQFGQRLLIKCESLKFRLQAPIDEKDSLCQVEPYQTTLCLFDVRNGRKLTENFHFDINNEVVRNISKELSPVGIMTEKEEDVPLPEEIKSLPKEWLMYPKQAIFSVSNPHPDIFLVVRIDKILQGGICQTSEPYIRATKDPRLGLKLHKQVKAACQRLGNYTMPFAWAARPLFRLYSNELDTASDFPAIYRQEGNKIKDDELLKLLSEYRKPEKLSKLTIIPGWLKLKIEPITEIPENTLTTSFVPLKPFPIPPTSEPTLEIAEFEGSSEREVHPYITYINHLYVYPQTLSFDTQKIFTRARNIACIVELRDNDSENAEPIRCIYGKPGLSILRLKASCSVLHHNAVPSWYEEIKMRLPTKLSSKHHLLFSFYHISCDMNKKKENGVENCVGYSWAPLLHKGRLNVDVQVLPVATHLPAGYLSIQPLGLGKGVRNAGPDITWIDSQRPIFTVGFQLISTVFARDQHLHNLFSHAERILDTKPSAMPSESETCKILKAAHAIQIVTAITFLPTILNQLFTLLIFTTNEDVSLYIIRVLIHIINMVHEAERKETLQAYVTFVFVSPSKETGITTVHEELGKHLPTLLQPSNTDFLVVNKFMHHSSFFFDIMIKSMAQHLLTTGRIKMHRNERFSKEYHKNIENLLDVIMPYLMKRYKEMPVETQELNKSLAHFLKKCLTFMDRGFVFRLINSYMDNFAPGDPRALHDFKFMFLQIICSHEHYVSFNLPMMQSRITSRELMNEYCLSENFCKHHFLVGLLLQEVKTSLNEIVQIRKVAVATLRDLMAKHELDDRYQNKGQLSRIASIYIPWLGIVLENLHRLELVHDSTSKSEGKQNTSIRISSSSSFLLNRDTNSNNTTGTSTPRSMHRFTLNLDTQSPIRVSMHLRDSTYFAAIAGQGLVNGNSCTSIESDASTMSGASQSNISQETAIIREPTENGTHEHKGHSRSLSVTQTSSRCDKLQSAEVKDLLLCFLFVVKHLGDHQIIAWWQQCSDIELLSFFTVIEMSLYQFKYVGKRQIASNSTSAGGKPRTVKAMTLPARMAPPDFSSETSGTGTLQTHNTVARENLAENESGKLHQALLEANMATEVGLIALDCLGLYCIHFKDALVTGDGYNPVMRKIFDIYLSFLQVGQSETLLRHVFAGFRAFLNNYSVTLFQGNAVLCGRLCYELLRCCNSKLSSIRQESCALLYLLMRSNFEFTSRKGLTRVHLQVIISVSQMLGNVIGLNNSRFQESLSLINSYASSDKAMKGTGFPVEVKDLTKRIRTVLMATAQMREHNNDPEMLVDLQHSLANSYASTPELRHTWLETMARNHARVENFSEAACCQLHIAALMAEYLKLKKIHTWGAEAFDKISVNISRDERGLKLDAGEICVQDIHYNEYLLLEQLEACTETLEKAERFELLGQLYRLIIPMYESKRNYQALSNCYTHLAQACNKVVEVTKSGKRLLGRFYRVAFFGSAYFEDESGQEYIYKEPKVTSLSEISERLNRLYSEKFGHDVVKMIMDSVPVNNSELDPKMAYIQVTHVIPYFEKLELEIRVTEFEQNHDVCCFMFETPFTREGKPRGNPEDQWKRRTILTTQYSFPYVKKRIAVCQKRVVELSPIEVALDEMRQRVAELEDVALIAPADAKKLQLRLQGSVCVTVNAGPLAYASAFLDPALSPQYPDDKVEDLKDVFREFVKICYTALQINSKLITSDQHEYQEVLRENYQKLCQNLSSLLGESVWPDEQVGSFKRNSAALFSAISGANNHTSTA, translated from the exons ATGAGCGAAAGAAAGTTTACTCGAGGTCTGGGAAAACCGGGGATGGCTGCACAACTCAGGGAAACTGTATCACAGGTTGTTAGAGAGAGCACAGTACAG AACAAGCCACACCTTGTTGATCCCAtagactttgaaaattttgtacagaAGAACAAAACTCTTCTGCAAAATGATCCACAGCGCGAGCTTTTACTGTATCCTCAAGATGATGTTTCG CAAGTCGTGTTGCCAAGAAGATATAGAACTGTCGTCTCTACCGTACGGCAAGTTTCTGAAAGTACTGAGAGCGAAGATGGCTGTAGCCTTCTCACTAAAGAATGCCTTAAAACATATTCTTCCAATTGGAACCTGGTgcattataaatatacagCATATAGCGGAAGTTACTTAGAATTACCGAA AATAACAAATTCGGACTACCTTAAAGATGAGGTATATGAAATTGACACAGAAGTTGATCAAGTAGATGAG GATTCAACTAAAAGTGATGGGATTACAAAGCAAGGATACTTAATGAAAGGTCCTGAGATTGGTAGCGATCGTATGTTTGTTCACATTGGTTCCAAATCGTTCAAACGCCGTTACTGTCACTTGAGGCAAGAGGTAGATGGGACCTACATCCTTGAGTTATTTAAGGATGAAAAGAAAGGAGAAGCTAAATTAACAATAGTAATGGACTTCTGCTCTGAAGTTGTGAGGAACACTAAGCGTGGAAGATACTGTTTTGAACTTAGAATGACAGGAACACACAAGTCTTACAGCTTGGCTGCAGATAGCGAAATCGAACTACAAGATTGGTTGCTCAAACTAAGCTCTGTACTTCAACACTATAAACAACAGGAAGACAAGAGAGCGGCTTCATTAGAAAGAGCTTGCAATACACCGCCCCCATCACCTCAGCCTATGCAA GTGTATGGAACTTTGAAAGGCTTGGAGCAGAGTATGAACCCTCAGTTAATAAGATATTCCAGAGAAACCGACACAAGTATAGCATTATCGAGGCGTGAGAATAGACGTAGATTATTTTGTATATATCCCCACATACCGCATGCTAAAAGCCCAACAGGCAGTTCTCCTGACACTACTGTAGATCCTTATAAGGAGCAATTTGGACAAAGActtttaataaaatgtgagAGCTTGAAGTTTAGATTGCAAGCTCCGATAGATGAAAAGGATTCTCTGTGCCAGGTCGAGCCTTATCAAACTACATTATGTTTGTTTGATGTAAGAAATGGCAGGAAATTGACAGAAAACTTTCACTTCGATATCAACAACGAAGTAGttagaaatatttccaaaGAATTGAGCCCAGTAGGAATCATGACTGAAAAGGAAGAGGATGTTCCATTGCCAGAAGAAATCAAAAGCCTACCAAAAGAATGGCTTATGTATCCCAAACAA GCGATCTTTAGCGTCAGCAATCCACATCCTGACATATTTCTCGTTGTAAGAATAGACAAAATATTACAAGGTGGTATTTGTCAAACATCTGAACCTTATATTAGAGCCACGAAAGATCCTAGACTTGGTCTGAAACTCCATAAACAAGTTAAAGCCGCATGTCAAAG GCTCGGAAATTACACAATGCCTTTTGCTTGGGCGGCAAGGCCTTTGTTCAGATTATACAGCAATGAATTGGACACTGCCTCAGACTTCCCAGCAATATACAGACAggaaggaaataaaatcaaagatGATGAATTATTAAAGCTTTTATCGGAATATAGGAA ACCAGAGAAGCTCAGTAAGCTCACAATTATACCAGGATGGTTGAAACTAAAAATAGAACCAATCACAGAAATTCCAGAAA ATACGTTAACGACTTCTTTTGTACCATTGAAGCCATTTCCTATACCTCCTACATCAGAGCCGACTTTGGAAATTGCCGAATTTGAAGGATCATCGGAAAGAGAAGTTCATCCTTACATCACTTACATAAATCATCTATATGTTTATCCCCAAACTCTTTCTTTTGACACTCAGAAGATTTTTACGAGAGCAAGAAACATAGCTTGTATTGTTGAGCTTAGAGACAATGACAGCGAAAATGCTGAGCCCATAAga TGTATTTACGGGAAACCTGGCTTGTCGATTTTGCGTCTTAAAGCATCTTGCTCAGTTCTACATCATAACGCAGTCCCTTCATGgtacgaagaaataaaaatgaggtTACCGACAAAATTGTCTTCAAAGCATCATCTTCTGTTCTCCTTCTATCATATCAGCTGTGatatgaataagaaaaaagagaacggGGTTGAAAATTGCGTTGGGTACTCGTGGGCTCCATTGCTGCATAAGGGCCG GCTAAACGTGGATGTTCAAGTGTTACCCGTAGCTACGCATTTACCAGCCGGTTACCTGTCCATCCAACCCCTAGGCCTAGGGAAAGGGGTAAGA AATGCTGGACCTGATATAACTTGGATTGATTCACAACGTCCAATATTCACAGTTGGCTTTCAACTTATCTCGACAGTATTTGCCAGAGATCAACATCTACATAATCTATTCAGCCATGCTGAGCGAATATTAGATACCAAGCCATCTGCTATGCCATCCGAATCAGAAACGTGCAAAATATTAAAAGCTGCTCATGCTATTCAAATAGTCACAGCTATCACGTTTCTACCAACGATATTGAACCAACTTTTTACATTGCTGATATTTACAACTAATGAAGATGTAAGCTTATACATCATCAGGGTATTGATACATATCATTAATATGGTGCATGAGGCGGAACGGAAAGAAACACTGCAAGCTTATGTTACG tttGTATTCGTGTCTCCATCCAAAGAAACTGGAATTACAACCGTACATGAAGAGCTTGGGAAACATCTTCCGACGCTGTTACAACCGAGTAATACTGACTTTTTAGTAGTCAATAAGTTTATGCATCACTCcagttttttctttgatattaTGATCAAAAGTATGGCACAGCATTTGCTAACAACTGGCAGAATTAAG ATGCACAGAAATGAAAGGTTTTCCAAAGAATATCACAAGAACATAGAAAATCTTTTAGATGTAATTATGCCATATCTTATGAAGAGATACAAGGAAATGCCAGTTGAAACCCAGGAGCTGAACAAAAGCCTCGCACATTTTTTAAAG AAATGCTTGACATTCATGGATCGAGGCTTTGTATTTCGGTTAATCAATTCATATATGGACAATTTTGCACCTGGCGATCCCCGTGCTTtacatgattttaaattcATGTTCTTACAAATCATTTGCTCCCACGAACATTATGTCTCCTTTAATTTGCCGATGATGCAGTCAAGAATAACTAGCAGAG AGTTAATGAATGAGTATTGCCTGTCTGAGAACTTTTGCAAGCACCATTTCCTGGTTGGTTTACTTTTACAAGAAGTGAAAACATCGTTGAAtgaaattgtacaaattaGAAAAGTTGCAGTTGCAACATTGAGAGATTTGATGGCCAAACATGAACTGGATGATCGGTATCAAAATAAA GGGCAATTGAGTCGAATAGCATCAATATATATACCTTGGCTAGGTATAGTGCTGGAAAATTTGCACAGACTAGAATTGGTACATGATAGTACATCTAAGAGTGAAGGAAAGCAAAACACGTCAATCAGAATATCAAGTAGTAGTTCTTTTCTGCTAAACAGAGATACCAACAGTAACAATACAACTGGTACTAGTACACCAAGGTCAATGCATAG ATTCACTTTGAATTTGGATACCCAATCGCCAATCAGAGTCTCCATGCATCTTCGGGACTCCACATACTTTGCGGCGATTGCTGGACAGGGTTTAGTCAATGGAAATTCCTGCACAAGCATAGAATCCGATGCATCTACAATGTCCGGAGCATCTCAATCGAACATTTCTCAGGAAACTGCTATAATTCGAGAACCCACAGAAAATGGTACTCATGAACACAAAGGTCATTCACGATCGTTAAGCGTCACCCAGACCTCATCTAGATGTGACAAACTTCAATCAGCCGAAGTCAAAGATCTACTCCTCTGCTTTCTATTCGTTGTCAAGCATTTAGGCGATCACCAGATTATAGCTTGGTGGCAGCAGTGCAGTGACATTGAATTACTTAGCTTTTTCACAGTCATTGA AATGAGCCTCTACCAGTTTAAATATGTGGGAAAGCGACAGATAGCAAGTAACTCGACTAGCGCTGGTGGGAAACCACGTACTGTCAAGGCTATGACTCTACCTGCCAGGATGGCACCACCAGATTTCTCATCTGAAACTTCTGGGACTGGTACGCTGCAGACGCATAATACAGTCGCTCGAGAAAATTTAGCTGAAAATGAGAGTGGAAAGTTACATCAAGCGTTATTAGAAGCTAATATGGCAACCGAAGTTGGCCTCATAGCACTCGATTGCTTGGGATTATACTGTATTCATTTCAAg GATGCTCTTGTCACTGGAGATGGGTATAATCCAGTAATGCGGAAAATATTTgacatttatttatcttttctaCAAGTAGGACAGTCTGAGACTCTGTTAAGACATGTTTTTGCCGGATTTAGAGCCTTTTTGAACAACTACTCCGTCACTTTATTTCAag GTAATGCTGTTTTGTGTGGACGTCTGTGTTACGAATTGCTCCGATGCTGTAACAGTAAACTAAGTTCAATCAGGCAAGAATCGTGTGCTTTATTATATTTGCTTATGCGGAGCAATTTTGAGTTCACCAGCAGGAAAGGATTAACCAGGGTACATCTGCAG GTGATTATATCTGTATCGCAGATGCTAGGAAATGTGATCGGTCTAAACAATTCAAGATTTCAAGAATCACTGTCCCTTATCAATAGCTATGCATCTTCTGATAAAGCTATGAAAGGAACTGGATTTCCAGTCGAGGTTAAAGATTTAACTAAAAGAATCAGAACTGTATTAATGGCTACGGCACAGATGCGGGAACACAACAATGATCCAGAGATGCTAGTAGACTTACAGCATAGCTTGGCTAATTCGTATGCCAGTACACCAGAGTTGAGACATACTTGGCTTGAAACTATGGCTCGAAATCACGCAagggtggaaaatttttctgag GCTGCGTGTTGTCAGTTGCATATAGCAGCATTAATGGCAGAGTAtctaaagttgaaaaaaatccataCGTGGGGTGCAGAAGCATTTGACAAGATCTCTGTGAACATTTCACGAGATGAACGTGGGCTTAAGCTTGATGCTGGTGAGATTT GTGTGCAGGATATTCATTATAATGAATACCTTCTTCTGGAACAGCTCGAGGCATGTACAGAAACGTTAGAGAAGGCTGAGAGATTTGAATTGCTGGGCCAATTATATCGGCTAATCATTCCTATGTATGAGAGCAAAAGAAACTACCAGGCCTTGTCCAATTGTTATACACACCTAGCTCAAGCATGTAATAAAGTTGTTGAGGTCACTAAAAGTGGCAAAAGGCTACTGGGAAGGTTTTATCGAGTCGCCTTTTTTGGTTCG gCATATTTTGAGGATGAAAGTGGTCAGGAATACATATACAAAGAGCCGAAAGTAACATCTTTATCTGAAATATCTGAGCGTTTGAATAGACTTTATTCAGAGAAGTTTGGTCATGATGTTGTGAAAATGATAATGGATTCTGTGCCTGTTAATAACAGCGAATTAGATCCGAAAATGGCATACATACAAGTTACCCATGTCATTCcctatttcgaaaaattggaacTTGAGATTCGAGTTACTGAATTTGAGCAGAACCATGATGTGTGCTGTTTTATGTTTGAAACACCTTTTACAAGAGAAGGAAAACCTAGGGGTAATCCTGAGGATCAGTGGAAGCGTCGGACGATTCTTACAA CACAATATTCTTTTCCTTATGTGAAAAAACGTATCGCAGTTTGTCAGAAACGAGTTGTGGAACTTAGTCCAATTGAAGTTGCTCTTGATGAAATGCGACAAAGAGTTGCAGAACTAGAAGATGTTGCTCTGATTGCTCCAGCAGATGCCAAGAAACTTCAACTGCGGCTTCAGGGTAGTGTATGTGTGACGGTTAACGCAGGGCCGTTAGCTTATGCCTCAGCATTTCTAGATCCGGCTCTTTCGCCTCAATACCCCGATGATAAAGTTGAAGATTTAAAAGACGTCTTCAG GGAATTCGTTAAGATCTGTTATACAGCTCTACAGATAAACAGCAAATTAATAACTTCGGATCAGCATGAATATCAAGAAGTTTTGCGTGAGAATTACCAAAAATTATGTCAGAATTTGTCCTCACTGTTAGGTGAATCTGTCTGGCCTGATGAACAGGTTGGAAGTTTTAAGCGGAATAGTGCTGCTCTTTTTAGTGCTATTAGCGGTGCTAATAACCACACGAGTACCGCTTAA